The candidate division WOR-3 bacterium genome has a window encoding:
- a CDS encoding polysaccharide deacetylase family protein → MALLIALFLTVTIDGDGQQPQFEPSFNDTLGVEKSLAGHYVVLSIDDGHRSVYQKVYPLLKRYRMTATLAVIVNTLTGQGVNYYPGGTPYYLTRGEIKEMIDSCGIEVASHTLSHPWLTRLDSSRAWQEIYRSRIILESLFGVPVITFVYPYGDMDERVRRFVKRAGYRAARAVRSGDVNFWLDPYRLPEFELRKEISLAAAKNYVKSHRVSIILLHRIVDQPQFFTEWRAKDFADFLDWLYQEGAKTVTIADLYYDWRREVVAKLISEIKPANDLLFSDSLFKNVDIDATRTFQPR, encoded by the coding sequence ATGGCCCTTTTAATTGCCCTCTTTTTAACGGTGACAATTGATGGTGATGGGCAACAACCGCAGTTTGAGCCTTCATTTAATGATACGCTCGGGGTTGAAAAATCGCTTGCCGGTCATTATGTGGTACTTTCAATCGACGATGGCCACCGTTCGGTTTATCAAAAGGTATACCCTTTGCTTAAACGGTACCGGATGACCGCCACGCTCGCAGTGATTGTGAACACGCTTACCGGGCAGGGTGTTAACTATTACCCGGGTGGAACTCCTTACTACCTGACGCGGGGGGAGATAAAGGAGATGATTGACTCCTGCGGCATTGAGGTGGCAAGCCATACCCTTTCCCATCCCTGGCTAACGAGGCTGGACAGTTCCCGGGCATGGCAGGAGATTTACCGGTCCCGGATTATACTTGAGTCACTTTTCGGGGTGCCGGTTATTACATTTGTTTACCCTTACGGGGATATGGACGAGAGGGTGCGGCGGTTCGTAAAACGTGCCGGCTATCGGGCTGCCCGGGCAGTGCGTTCCGGCGATGTTAACTTCTGGCTGGACCCTTACCGGTTGCCCGAATTCGAACTGCGGAAAGAGATATCTCTTGCGGCGGCAAAGAATTATGTTAAGAGCCACCGGGTTTCAATCATCCTTCTGCACCGGATTGTGGACCAGCCCCAATTTTTTACCGAATGGCGGGCGAAAGATTTTGCCGACTTCTTAGATTGGCTGTACCAAGAAGGGGCAAAGACGGTTACAATTGCCGACCTTTATTATGATTGGCGGCGGGAGGTGGTTGCGAAGTTGATATCGGAAATCAAGCCGGCAAACGATTTGCTAT
- a CDS encoding NAD+ synthase translates to MKIALAQLNPTVGDLKGNLDLLRRVLERVAPENPDLVVFPEMFLTGYPPRDMLNRTWFVSATQQALAGVREISHRCRAGIIIGAITPSPQTFSRGLHNTALLFAHGKELFRQAKSLLPFYDVFDEARYFDPAPEIRLVRFQEMTLGISICEDAWNPADLSAENRKRLWGRKIYHLDPIAVQAQAGADLFINIAASPFWRGKQALRAELARAHISKHRRPFVFVNMVGANDELVFDGGSFVFDQNLKPLTVLPWFEEKVVVVDLKNTPGSEVSYQPPAEVESIYQALTLGVRDYVHKCGFKKVVLGLSGGIDSAVVCCIAVAALGKDNVFGVTMPGPFSTPGSITDSEQLARNLDIQFATIPITPIYQAYLDTLQPNFTGCQPDVTEENIQARIRGNILMALSNKFGYLVLTTGNKSELAVGYCTLYGDMSGGIAVLGDVPKTTVYELARFINRKKELIPKAIIEKPPSAELRPNQKDQDTLPPYEILDGIIARYIDEELSPEEIVQQGFNPETVKWVVEQIERNEYKRRQAPPVIKVTTRAFGTGRRYPIAARFRY, encoded by the coding sequence ATGAAGATCGCCCTTGCCCAGCTCAATCCGACCGTCGGTGACCTGAAGGGTAATCTCGACCTGTTGCGCCGGGTTCTGGAAAGGGTTGCGCCAGAAAACCCGGACCTCGTGGTCTTTCCTGAGATGTTTTTAACCGGCTATCCGCCTCGTGATATGCTCAACCGCACCTGGTTTGTTAGCGCAACCCAGCAGGCGCTGGCCGGGGTTAGAGAAATTTCCCATCGCTGTCGCGCCGGCATCATCATCGGCGCGATTACACCCTCGCCGCAAACTTTCAGCCGGGGGCTCCACAACACCGCATTGCTTTTCGCTCACGGTAAAGAGTTGTTCCGACAGGCAAAATCGCTTTTGCCGTTTTACGATGTGTTTGATGAAGCGCGCTACTTTGACCCCGCACCCGAAATCCGGCTCGTTCGTTTCCAAGAAATGACACTGGGTATCTCTATCTGTGAAGATGCCTGGAACCCAGCTGACCTCTCCGCGGAAAACCGCAAGCGACTCTGGGGTAGAAAAATTTACCATTTAGACCCGATTGCGGTCCAGGCACAGGCCGGCGCTGACCTGTTCATAAATATCGCCGCCTCTCCTTTCTGGCGTGGTAAACAGGCGCTGCGCGCCGAGCTTGCTCGTGCCCACATTTCAAAACATCGTCGCCCCTTTGTCTTTGTAAATATGGTCGGGGCGAACGACGAACTGGTCTTTGACGGTGGTTCGTTTGTGTTTGACCAGAACCTTAAACCGCTCACGGTGCTTCCCTGGTTTGAGGAAAAGGTTGTTGTTGTGGACCTTAAAAACACCCCGGGAAGTGAAGTTAGCTATCAACCACCAGCCGAAGTGGAGTCGATTTATCAGGCTTTAACCCTTGGGGTCCGGGATTATGTCCACAAGTGTGGGTTTAAAAAGGTTGTTTTGGGGCTTTCCGGGGGCATCGATTCTGCGGTTGTCTGCTGTATTGCGGTTGCGGCACTGGGCAAAGACAATGTGTTTGGTGTCACAATGCCGGGGCCGTTTTCCACGCCGGGTAGTATCACCGACTCCGAACAACTCGCCAGAAACCTTGATATCCAATTTGCCACTATCCCGATCACCCCGATTTATCAGGCTTACCTTGATACCTTGCAACCGAATTTTACCGGTTGCCAGCCCGATGTCACCGAAGAGAACATCCAGGCGCGCATCCGGGGAAACATCCTGATGGCGCTCTCCAATAAATTCGGCTATCTCGTGTTAACAACCGGTAACAAAAGTGAACTGGCGGTGGGCTACTGCACCCTTTACGGCGATATGAGTGGTGGCATTGCGGTGCTGGGCGACGTGCCGAAAACCACCGTTTACGAACTTGCCCGCTTTATCAACCGGAAAAAGGAACTCATCCCAAAAGCGATAATCGAAAAACCGCCTTCTGCCGAACTGCGGCCAAACCAGAAAGACCAGGACACCCTTCCGCCTTATGAAATTCTTGATGGTATCATCGCCCGCTACATCGATGAGGAGCTGTCACCCGAAGAAATTGTTCAGCAGGGGTTTAATCCGGAAACGGTAAAATGGGTGGTAGAACAGATTGAGCGCAACGAGTACAAGAGGCGTCAGGCACCACCGGTTATCAAGGTCACAACCCGGGCGTTTGGCACCGGTCGGCGTTATCCAATCGCCGCCCGTTTCCGTTATTGA
- a CDS encoding glycosyltransferase family 39 protein yields the protein MADSFADRLRTRKGVALISLAVAVVAVVVYLPTLSYEFVWDDNSLIVNNTVLAHSGIKDIFSRDFWAGTRAEQEPAAVLPYYRPVTSLSFWLDQKIAGIKPWYFHLVNVILGAGSAVLVVLVVWELLHSAVWAGIAGLLFATHPNHTEAIAYVSGRSDLLVTLFLGFAGFALLRSLRKRNWRWWLVIPLGYGLALLSKESAFLFPLLVVWTPFLIQGRMPRGFWLVLLTLFLIGAGYLGLRHQIFNQALPLPTDGAGVNFFNIANTFGLYIRMFFLPFEHRVKIPLDPGFLKLTPLLIYAMLFALVTPLAAIRRRFRVALWGYFWAIIFLLPVCNVYPIGVQATERLLFLPSFGLVVLVISLGARLLVAQHAVRRVVGFGLVALAGLFVLNCLYRLPVWRNEKALFFAMIKEAPQAPVGYFGLARAFQGQIPDSAISLYKRAILIDQGFVPAHINIANLYSEKGDHRRAIHHLRLANELEPDSPRILTDLGFVFLYSGQLDSALAAFQRAQVLDSTLPQAILGAGLVFGLTGENAAAEHELSRLKQNFPNWEDSCRQIVYRRAKVTSSAGELMRLVNILYLIGDSAGAEVLYRQTPLEEKKQ from the coding sequence GTGGCAGACTCTTTTGCCGACCGCTTGCGCACCCGCAAGGGTGTGGCGTTGATATCGCTGGCGGTTGCTGTGGTTGCGGTTGTCGTTTACTTGCCAACTTTGAGTTACGAATTTGTGTGGGATGACAATTCGTTGATTGTCAACAACACGGTTCTGGCGCATTCAGGAATAAAGGACATCTTTAGCCGCGATTTTTGGGCGGGTACCCGAGCCGAGCAGGAGCCGGCAGCGGTCCTTCCTTATTATCGACCCGTAACCAGTCTCTCATTCTGGCTGGACCAAAAAATCGCCGGAATCAAGCCCTGGTATTTTCACCTTGTCAATGTGATTTTGGGCGCTGGTTCAGCGGTCCTCGTGGTGCTGGTTGTGTGGGAACTACTCCACTCCGCGGTTTGGGCAGGTATTGCCGGACTGCTCTTTGCAACGCACCCTAACCATACCGAGGCGATTGCCTATGTCTCAGGGAGAAGCGACCTTCTGGTAACACTGTTCTTGGGTTTTGCCGGCTTTGCCCTGCTCCGGTCTTTGCGTAAACGAAACTGGCGCTGGTGGCTGGTCATTCCTTTAGGTTATGGACTGGCGCTTTTGAGCAAAGAGTCGGCGTTTTTGTTTCCGCTTTTAGTTGTCTGGACACCATTTTTAATCCAGGGCCGAATGCCCCGAGGGTTCTGGCTTGTTCTTTTGACCCTGTTTCTAATCGGGGCTGGCTATCTGGGCTTGCGCCACCAGATATTCAATCAGGCGCTGCCATTGCCCACCGACGGCGCGGGGGTTAATTTTTTCAATATCGCCAACACCTTTGGGTTGTATATCCGGATGTTCTTTTTGCCGTTTGAACATCGGGTTAAAATCCCGCTGGACCCTGGATTTTTGAAACTTACGCCGCTTTTAATTTATGCGATGTTGTTTGCCCTGGTAACACCGCTGGCGGCAATACGCCGGCGTTTCCGGGTTGCGCTTTGGGGCTATTTCTGGGCAATCATTTTCTTGTTGCCGGTGTGCAATGTCTATCCAATTGGAGTTCAAGCCACCGAAAGGTTGCTTTTTCTTCCTTCGTTTGGACTGGTGGTGCTGGTGATTTCCCTTGGGGCGCGATTGCTGGTTGCCCAGCACGCAGTAAGACGGGTGGTTGGTTTTGGATTGGTGGCGCTTGCCGGGCTTTTTGTCCTGAACTGTCTTTACCGGCTACCGGTGTGGCGCAATGAAAAAGCGCTTTTTTTCGCGATGATTAAAGAGGCACCTCAGGCACCAGTTGGTTATTTCGGACTTGCCCGCGCGTTCCAGGGCCAGATACCCGATTCGGCAATTAGCCTGTACAAACGAGCGATTTTAATTGACCAGGGTTTTGTGCCGGCACACATAAACATTGCCAATCTTTACAGCGAAAAGGGAGACCATCGGCGCGCGATTCATCATCTTAGACTGGCAAACGAACTCGAGCCCGATTCGCCCCGGATTCTGACCGATTTGGGGTTTGTATTTTTATACAGCGGACAGCTGGACAGTGCGCTTGCCGCATTTCAGCGGGCACAGGTTTTGGATTCAACTCTGCCCCAAGCAATCTTGGGTGCGGGACTGGTGTTCGGGCTAACGGGTGAAAACGCCGCTGCCGAGCATGAGTTGAGCCGGTTAAAACAAAACTTTCCTAACTGGGAAGACAGTTGCCGGCAGATTGTCTATCGCCGGGCAAAAGTTACCAGTTCCGCTGGTGAATTAATGCGGCTGGTTAATATACTTTATCTTATTGGTGATAGTGCCGGGGCAGAGGTTCTGTATCGCCAGACGCCGTTGGAAGAGAAAAAACAATAA
- a CDS encoding C25 family cysteine peptidase, whose protein sequence is MNRLLLLTVGINLLFAGTVSVPLTISPEQVRLHNEGDFTVVQLMPPGPGFTVVATTEPGEPLLPVISGNVLIPPDARLVAVRIKGVDWQELAQGVRIYPVQPMRPLSQFSSLPFVEPKAAVYSSAEAYPAELVTGVPAGSKAGFRIGGFLFCPFRYHPVSGRLLLATRAEIEIEYENNVFSQAVLSPGQVELAGEAVSALVVNAQDVSRWAPLSAELDNPELDVVIVTSSTLAPALINFRNYLRRKGYFTEIVPTETIYARYPGRDNPEKIRNMLKDKFAHQGLKYVILAGDVQHVPCRHGYLPYSPYNVPADLYFSDLDGSWDANNNGQFGEYSYTNFNPDSVDLYSDIIVGRLPLDDASNCANFLYKDSLYERHPDTTYLHNVLLPFEYLWTNIDYYGRIVNKNIALALSDIGNWLVDSVYSMSPSQCVASINNGRHLFHFAGHGSVSAFGATFSTSNLGSLTNSAKPMIVNSMACDCGNFDQYDCLAEQFVNITNGGAVSTCLNARYGWGAPPNMGPSENLCMEFYNNYIKGWNQGQAYALAKDFYRNAAFSQMTYRWSVYEWTLQGDPTMLMWRQVPKPLTVSCPDTIAANPQIVVVRVFYPDSVPTPGARVAILHQNELIGRGVTNSQGRARVVLPALEDTWTLTVSVTAQDGKPFEKTVFTRSGRPRPLVVYDHCWVDDANGRLDPGDEAELYVVVSNRGNLTSFNTTGTLHSSSPYLTLLVATSSYDSVAVGDTVRGSAYRVRVDRDCPDGERLEMNLTVQGDSGTWRTQFEITVGMPYARAGLWAVHDTGDFVMGVCANGGIGTTTWRGQGLGFIYPKSRAWSSSAMMHGSFLIGVAAPDTYWVADNYYAQPWQVTSQDFAVVESLRPVLPPEFGDQEYRCVFSDARHSAPKRVTITQRSFVSADPNKKDFIILEYRIHNNDTLPISDLWAGVACDFRTAPWNSIDSLDYAGTDSIRNLAYVRALPETLALGVRPIYPQGANGWANCIFHDIYVNDGFTKSEKMQFLDGRLRSTSGTSKGNWHALSSTGPFTIPPGDSQIVAFAICGGRTVTQMGANSDTAFNWYEPQVGVKEGLSGLPSRRIVELNPRLFSQNVTIRYSLTQVEPLNVTVYDALGRCVERFAIPAGGLNGSFVWQPKASQKGVLFIDINGTVAKAVRVE, encoded by the coding sequence ATGAACCGTTTGCTGTTGTTAACGGTTGGCATTAATCTGCTTTTTGCCGGAACCGTTTCGGTCCCATTGACAATTTCCCCAGAGCAGGTTCGGTTGCACAACGAAGGCGATTTCACGGTTGTGCAACTGATGCCGCCCGGACCAGGTTTTACGGTAGTTGCGACTACAGAACCGGGTGAACCGCTTTTACCGGTAATTTCGGGCAATGTGCTTATTCCACCTGATGCCCGGCTGGTTGCGGTGCGGATAAAGGGTGTAGATTGGCAGGAACTGGCGCAGGGTGTAAGGATTTATCCGGTGCAGCCGATGCGGCCTTTGTCACAATTCAGTTCGCTACCTTTTGTTGAACCAAAAGCAGCGGTTTACAGTTCGGCTGAGGCTTATCCAGCGGAGTTGGTTACCGGCGTGCCTGCCGGTTCAAAAGCCGGTTTTCGCATCGGTGGTTTTCTTTTCTGCCCTTTCCGTTACCATCCGGTATCAGGCAGACTGCTGCTTGCGACCCGGGCAGAGATTGAAATTGAGTACGAAAACAACGTTTTTTCTCAGGCGGTGCTGAGCCCGGGACAGGTGGAACTGGCAGGTGAGGCGGTTTCCGCGCTGGTAGTCAATGCTCAGGATGTCAGTCGCTGGGCACCTTTGAGCGCGGAACTGGACAACCCGGAACTGGATGTGGTGATTGTGACATCTTCAACACTGGCACCGGCACTGATCAATTTCCGCAACTATCTGCGGCGCAAGGGTTATTTTACCGAGATTGTGCCGACCGAAACGATTTATGCCCGATATCCCGGCCGGGACAATCCGGAGAAGATTCGGAATATGCTCAAAGACAAGTTTGCCCATCAGGGTTTGAAGTATGTGATTTTAGCAGGTGATGTTCAGCATGTGCCCTGTCGTCACGGTTATCTGCCCTATTCGCCTTACAATGTGCCCGCTGACCTGTACTTTTCGGACCTTGATGGTTCCTGGGATGCAAACAACAACGGTCAGTTTGGTGAATACTCCTACACAAACTTTAACCCAGATTCGGTTGACCTTTACTCTGACATCATCGTTGGCAGACTGCCACTGGACGACGCCAGCAATTGCGCCAACTTTCTTTACAAAGACAGTCTTTACGAGCGGCATCCGGACACAACCTACCTTCACAATGTCCTTTTGCCGTTTGAGTATTTGTGGACAAACATCGACTACTACGGCAGGATTGTGAACAAAAATATTGCGCTGGCGCTTTCCGATATCGGCAACTGGTTGGTGGATTCGGTTTACAGTATGAGCCCGAGTCAGTGTGTGGCGAGCATTAACAATGGGAGGCATCTTTTCCACTTTGCCGGTCATGGGTCTGTCAGCGCCTTTGGTGCTACTTTTTCAACTTCAAACTTAGGCTCGCTTACCAACAGCGCCAAGCCGATGATAGTAAATTCAATGGCATGCGACTGCGGTAACTTTGACCAGTACGACTGTCTGGCAGAACAGTTTGTCAACATCACCAACGGCGGTGCGGTTTCAACCTGTTTGAACGCCCGTTATGGCTGGGGTGCACCTCCTAATATGGGACCTTCGGAGAATCTGTGTATGGAGTTTTACAACAACTACATCAAGGGGTGGAATCAGGGTCAGGCTTATGCGCTGGCTAAGGACTTTTACCGCAATGCGGCGTTCAGTCAGATGACCTATCGCTGGTCAGTTTATGAATGGACATTGCAGGGCGACCCGACGATGCTGATGTGGCGCCAGGTGCCCAAGCCACTTACGGTCAGCTGCCCGGATACGATTGCTGCCAACCCCCAGATTGTTGTGGTGCGGGTCTTTTATCCCGATTCTGTACCAACGCCTGGTGCCCGGGTGGCAATCCTTCATCAGAATGAACTGATTGGCCGGGGCGTGACGAACTCTCAAGGAAGGGCAAGGGTTGTTCTGCCCGCGCTCGAAGACACCTGGACATTGACCGTTTCGGTTACCGCGCAGGATGGGAAGCCGTTTGAAAAGACGGTATTTACCAGAAGCGGCAGGCCAAGGCCGCTCGTGGTTTATGACCATTGCTGGGTGGATGATGCCAATGGCAGGCTTGACCCCGGCGATGAGGCGGAACTGTATGTGGTGGTGAGCAATCGGGGTAATTTGACCAGTTTCAACACCACCGGTACACTGCATTCCAGTTCGCCCTATTTGACATTGCTTGTTGCCACCAGTTCTTACGATTCGGTTGCGGTGGGTGATACCGTGCGGGGAAGTGCCTATCGGGTACGGGTGGATAGAGACTGTCCAGATGGTGAAAGGCTGGAAATGAACCTGACGGTGCAAGGCGATAGTGGGACCTGGCGTACACAGTTTGAAATAACGGTTGGTATGCCTTATGCCCGTGCCGGGTTGTGGGCGGTGCACGACACCGGAGATTTTGTTATGGGTGTGTGCGCCAATGGCGGGATTGGCACAACCACCTGGCGCGGTCAGGGTCTGGGTTTTATCTACCCAAAAAGTCGCGCCTGGTCTTCTTCGGCAATGATGCACGGCTCATTCCTAATCGGCGTTGCCGCTCCTGATACCTACTGGGTGGCGGACAACTATTACGCACAACCTTGGCAGGTTACCTCACAGGATTTTGCGGTTGTTGAGTCGCTCCGGCCAGTGCTGCCTCCGGAGTTTGGCGACCAGGAGTATCGGTGTGTATTTTCCGATGCCCGGCATTCAGCGCCCAAAAGAGTAACAATAACCCAGCGCAGTTTTGTCAGCGCTGACCCGAACAAAAAAGATTTTATCATCTTAGAGTACCGGATTCACAACAATGACACGCTACCGATTTCTGATTTGTGGGCAGGGGTTGCCTGTGACTTTCGCACCGCACCCTGGAATTCCATCGATTCACTCGACTATGCCGGAACCGACTCTATCCGAAATCTTGCCTATGTGCGGGCCTTACCGGAGACGCTGGCGCTCGGAGTAAGGCCAATTTATCCGCAGGGAGCAAACGGCTGGGCAAACTGTATATTCCACGACATCTATGTGAATGACGGGTTTACCAAGTCGGAAAAGATGCAATTCTTAGATGGCAGGCTGCGTTCAACAAGCGGGACATCTAAGGGCAACTGGCATGCCCTTTCTTCAACCGGACCGTTTACAATTCCGCCGGGCGACAGCCAGATTGTCGCATTTGCTATCTGCGGGGGTAGGACCGTAACACAGATGGGCGCCAATTCTGACACCGCATTTAACTGGTATGAACCTCAGGTCGGTGTCAAAGAGGGTTTAAGCGGTTTGCCGAGCCGGCGCATTGTAGAGCTCAATCCCCGGCTGTTTTCCCAAAATGTGACAATCCGTTATTCGTTAACTCAAGTTGAGCCCTTAAACGTGACGGTTTACGATGCGCTGGGGCGGTGTGTGGAAAGGTTTGCAATACCAGCCGGAGGCTTGAACGGCTCTTTTGTCTGGCAGCCCAAGGCAAGCCAGAAAGGTGTCCTTTTCATCGATATCAACGGCACTGTGGCTAAGGCGGTGCGAGTAGAGTAA